In Pieris rapae chromosome 24, ilPieRapa1.1, whole genome shotgun sequence, a single window of DNA contains:
- the LOC110997700 gene encoding uncharacterized protein LOC110997700 — protein MSVSIDTSTYTDLKVSQSILMMNKITFLLGIFLFTSANGLPSAGSWPSYLNTGPYSEARNDPNFTPNQGRSSSCLMPTGEVGECVSYYSCPDAPMPIYDKGSMLACPHPLEVCCSNPQTGKEDFNIS, from the exons ATGTCAGTATCAATTGACACTTCAACGTATACAGACTTAAag GTATCCCAGTCGATATTAATGATGAACAAAATTAC gtttttactCGGAATATTCCTTTTTACATCTGCTAATGGCCTGCCCAGCGCTGGCAGTTGGCcgagttatttaaatacggGTCCTTACTCCGAAGCAAGGAACGATCCGAATTTTACACCCAATCAAG GTCGCAGTAGTTCATGTTTGATGCCCACTGGCGAAGTTGGTGAATGCGTATCATATTACTCCTGTCCTGATGCGCCCATGCCTATATATGATAAAGG AAGCATGCTTGCATGTCCACATCCTCTAGAAGTCTGCTGTTCCAATCCGCAAACTGGTAAAGAAGATTTTAACatcagttaa
- the LOC110997698 gene encoding phenoloxidase-activating factor 2-like, which yields MKLILAVSLLVWGCQGQKNNFLGLNQWLGTFLNPTNNTPTDCYTEKQEEGQCVKLSECMDSNEIDLEKMDVYRDRSCHYLKICCPNSRLVTETVTPPPMPKKRPGCGWSNPGGYIFRDSSKTHAEFGEFPWMVALMSKDGVDWRQNDYLGGGSLIHKSVVITAAHKVQTLNASQVKCRAGEWDTKTTNEVYPHQERDVKNIVIHSNYDRSQFKNNVALLILQTPFDLTVPHIGTACLESTMPPPGTECYSMGWGQKDFNKDEYAVILKKISSPLLDNSVCEVAFRPIVGSAYNMDDSMTCAGRVTGLSNCMGDGGSPLICTMPSSEGTRYAVVGLVVFGYRCGLNGIPVAFTKIPHVYNWIDDTMKTYNYDTTSFKF from the exons ATGAA GTTAATTTTGGCGGTGTCCTTGCTGGTATGGGGATGTCAAGGAcagaaaaacaatttcttaGGCCTAAATCAATGGCTTGGAACCTTTTTAAATCCGACAA ATAACACACCCACGGATTGTTACACTGAGAAGCAGGAAGAGGGACAATGTGTGAAATTGTCAGAATGCATGGACAGCAACGAAATCGACTTAGAAAAGATGGACGTTTATAG agaTCGAAGCTGCCACTACTTGAAGATATGCTGTCCAAACAGTCGATTGGTGACCGAAACCGTGACTCCACCTCCAATGCCGAAAAAGAGGCCAGGATGTGGATGGAGCAACCCTGGCGGCTACATATTCCGCGACTCTTCAAAGACGCACGCCGAGTTCGGAGAGTTTCCCTGGATGGTTGCTTTGATGag CAAAGATGGTGTAGATTGGAGACAAAATGACTATTTAGGTGGAGGGTCACTGATTCACAAATCCGTTGTGATAACTGCAGCACATAAAGTTCAGACGCTGAATGCAAGTCAG GTAAAGTGTCGTGCTGGTGAATGGGATACGAAAACTACTAACGAGGTGTACCCACACCAGGAACGTGATGTTAAGAATATAGTGATACATTCAAATTATGACAGAA GTCAGTTCAAAAACAACGTGGCATTGTTGATATTGCAAACGCCATTCGATCTGACCGTACCTCACATTGGTACCGCGTGTTTGGAAAGCACAATGCCCCCACCTGGGACCGAATGCTACAGCATGGGGTGGGGCCAAAAGGACTTTAATAAGGACGAGTATGCTGTCATTTTGAAAAAA atatcttCACCTCTATTGGATAATTCTGTATGTGAAGTGGCATTCCGGCCGATTGTAGGATCTGCGTATAATATGGATGACTCCATGACCTGCGCAGGACGAGTTACCGGTTTGAGTAATTGTATGGGAGATGGTGGATCCCCACTTATATGCACTATGCCC TCATCCGAAGGTACTCGGTATGCTGTGGTGGGATTGGTCGTTTTTGGATATAGATGTGGTTTAAATGGTATACCGGTAGCCTTCACGAAGATACCACATGTGTACAACTGGATCGACGATACTATGAAGACATACAATTACGATACTACTTCCTTCAAattctaa